The Amycolatopsis mongoliensis genome includes a window with the following:
- a CDS encoding NADPH-dependent F420 reductase has translation MSSISIIGLGNMAGALAERALAGGNAVEIIGRDQAKAEERAAALGSATVGTAGAAPAGAIVVLAVPYASAAAVVGEYGDALHGKVIIDITNPISPDFTGFVTPDGSSGAQEIAKAAPAGAPVVKAFNTLFSHVLAAGPAEGRPLDVFIAGDDAQAKTRVSAFIESLGLRPMDVGQLPMARTLENVALLQLGLVAHSVKHTDFSLGVSILR, from the coding sequence ATGAGCAGCATCAGCATCATCGGCCTGGGGAACATGGCCGGCGCCCTGGCTGAGCGGGCGCTCGCCGGAGGCAACGCCGTCGAGATCATCGGCCGCGACCAGGCCAAGGCCGAGGAACGGGCCGCCGCGCTCGGCAGCGCCACTGTCGGGACGGCCGGCGCCGCCCCGGCCGGGGCCATCGTCGTCCTCGCCGTGCCCTACGCCAGCGCGGCAGCGGTGGTCGGCGAGTACGGGGACGCACTGCACGGCAAGGTCATCATCGACATCACCAACCCCATTTCCCCTGATTTCACGGGCTTTGTCACCCCCGACGGCAGTTCCGGCGCCCAGGAGATCGCCAAGGCCGCCCCCGCCGGCGCACCTGTCGTCAAGGCGTTCAACACCCTGTTCTCCCATGTTCTGGCCGCCGGCCCAGCCGAGGGCCGCCCCTTGGACGTGTTCATCGCCGGCGACGACGCGCAGGCAAAGACACGCGTGTCAGCCTTCATCGAGAGCCTGGGACTGCGCCCGATGGACGTCGGGCAGCTGCCCATGGCGCGGACACTGGAGAATGTCGCCCTGCTGCAATTGGGCCTCGTCGCCCACTCGGTCAAGCACACCGATTTCTCCCTCGGCGTCAGCATCCTCCGCTGA
- a CDS encoding LysR family transcriptional regulator, whose translation MDLDLRKLRYFVAVADRLHFGRAADELHIAQPALSRQIRALEQDLGASLFTRDRHGVELTDAGRQLLADAGPLLASAHAVRRRVSVAARGSRRLVVGFRAGIPVIPATRAFEAQHPDVVVDVQLMEWDDQAPMLLDGRVDVGYVRLPVDETGLRLTPLYTEPLMVVLPAGHRLAGKEEVTEADLAGEPLIWHADPSTQPTRRPHPDSGLRVRGVEETLEHVAAGRGISFVGRSATVFYSRPDISYVPIPELPADQVCLAVAASRTSPLADDFFVAAQATAEITAECGNYDLRAAVVE comes from the coding sequence ATGGATCTCGACTTGCGCAAACTGCGCTACTTCGTCGCCGTGGCCGACCGGTTGCACTTCGGCCGTGCCGCCGATGAGCTGCACATCGCACAGCCGGCGCTCAGCCGCCAGATCCGCGCGCTGGAGCAGGATCTCGGCGCCTCGCTGTTCACCAGGGATCGCCACGGCGTGGAGCTGACCGACGCGGGCCGGCAGCTGCTGGCCGACGCCGGTCCGCTGCTCGCCTCCGCGCACGCGGTCCGCCGCCGGGTGTCCGTGGCCGCCCGCGGCAGCCGGCGGCTGGTGGTCGGCTTCCGGGCCGGCATCCCGGTCATCCCGGCGACGCGGGCGTTCGAGGCCCAGCATCCGGACGTGGTCGTGGACGTGCAGCTGATGGAATGGGACGACCAGGCCCCGATGCTGCTCGACGGCCGCGTCGACGTCGGTTATGTGCGGTTGCCCGTCGACGAGACCGGCCTGCGCCTGACTCCGCTGTACACCGAGCCGCTCATGGTGGTGCTGCCCGCGGGTCACCGGTTGGCCGGCAAGGAAGAGGTCACCGAGGCCGACCTGGCCGGTGAGCCGCTGATCTGGCACGCCGACCCGAGCACGCAGCCCACCAGGCGCCCGCACCCCGACTCCGGGCTCCGGGTGCGCGGGGTGGAGGAGACGCTCGAGCACGTCGCGGCCGGCCGGGGCATCTCGTTCGTGGGGCGTTCGGCGACCGTGTTCTATTCGCGTCCGGACATCAGCTACGTACCGATCCCGGAACTTCCGGCCGACCAGGTGTGCCTCGCGGTGGCGGCATCACGCACCTCGCCGCTGGCCGACGACTTCTTCGTCGCGGCGCAGGCGACGGCCGAGATCACGGCGGAATGTGGGAACTATGATTTGCGTGCGGCTGTCGTGGAGTGA
- a CDS encoding SDR family oxidoreductase → MRVFVTGGTGHSGSYIIPELIAAGHEVTGLARSDTAAAAVSALGAKVRRGDLEDLDGLKEAAADSDGVIHVAHRQDLLPSGGIDAVAAAELPIMLAYGEALAETGKPLVAAGSIGSPGNLGRPVTEEDPALPGGDEHKGTLRVRNVVETAVVGLAERGVRSSIVRIANIAHSTTDRAGFLVQLVALAKEKGFVGYPGDGANLWNAVHVRDAASLFRLALEKGPAGRYWHAIADGGVSLREIAEAIGSRLGLPAVSVPADVLMLPGYFGFLANIVTQNYPASNLITRRTLGWEPAQPSLLADLDNGHYFSAG, encoded by the coding sequence GTGCGCGTTTTCGTCACCGGCGGGACCGGCCATTCCGGTTCGTACATCATCCCCGAGCTCATCGCCGCCGGGCACGAGGTCACCGGCCTGGCCCGGTCGGACACGGCCGCGGCGGCGGTGTCCGCGCTCGGCGCGAAGGTACGTCGCGGCGACCTCGAGGATCTCGACGGGCTCAAGGAGGCGGCCGCCGATTCCGACGGCGTCATCCATGTCGCGCACCGGCAAGACCTGCTTCCGTCCGGCGGGATCGACGCCGTGGCCGCCGCGGAGCTCCCGATCATGCTCGCGTACGGCGAGGCACTCGCGGAAACCGGAAAGCCGCTGGTCGCGGCGGGGAGCATCGGCTCGCCCGGGAACCTGGGGCGGCCGGTCACCGAGGAGGACCCGGCCCTTCCCGGCGGCGATGAGCACAAGGGCACCCTGCGGGTTCGCAACGTCGTGGAAACCGCCGTGGTCGGCCTCGCCGAGCGAGGGGTGCGGTCTTCGATCGTGCGGATCGCCAACATCGCGCACAGCACGACCGATCGTGCCGGCTTCCTCGTGCAACTGGTCGCGCTCGCCAAGGAGAAGGGCTTCGTCGGCTACCCCGGAGACGGCGCGAACCTGTGGAACGCCGTGCACGTCCGCGATGCCGCCTCCTTGTTCCGCCTGGCGCTGGAGAAGGGTCCGGCCGGCAGGTATTGGCACGCGATCGCGGACGGTGGCGTCTCGCTCCGCGAGATCGCCGAGGCCATTGGCAGCCGTCTGGGCCTGCCCGCCGTGAGCGTTCCCGCGGACGTACTGATGCTGCCGGGATACTTCGGGTTCCTCGCGAACATAGTCACCCAGAACTACCCGGCGTCCAACCTCATCACCCGCCGGACCCTCGGCTGGGAACCCGCGCAGCCCAGCCTGCTCGCCGATTTGGACAACGGCCACTACTTCTCCGCCGGCTGA
- a CDS encoding hydantoinase B/oxoprolinase family protein: MTMPIPGSERFSSRPVDPAELARSLPSTLDVHSVTQEQIDNLDPLTYEVIRHRLWSVTDEMGEALKRMSGSPIVTDANDFDFAISDELGQEVQVGLYNTMLVGAVDLAIYWTLRHRASNPGIEAGDMFLTNDPWVGGGLHQNDVMVYQPVFHDGKLFAWTSAIAHQPDLGGVGLGSFSPAAQDVFSESLPTPPVKVVRGGQVQSDVADLWVRRSRVPMLIGLDLRAKIGANNVGAERLHALIDQYGPDTVKAVMKRMMSDAETRLRDKLTALPDGSWTATGYQDQSHEGDRGLHKITVTTTKSGDHLTFDFTGTDKQAGVINCTYAGMRGGVMLALLPILANDIPWSAGGLMRCFDLVTEEGTLNNATFPAAVGRGPIGPAWLTGSLIAECLSQMLDRDLELGKNVQATCCGTWDTAVIAGLDERGEQPSPFLNIMMEPMAGGYGARTHADGIDTGGLFCIPMGRVPDVEMTEFLYPLLTLWRRELPDSGGPGRHRGGLGASLAFTPHGTSVPMGLVLASAGKAVTQNAGLSGGHPGNSGLDVLARQSRIAELLASGTMPSSLEEISDTLEPGQNYASSYLAPGEVFAMTWQGGGGYGDPLARDPEAVARDLGEQKITPAAAAAVYGVVLDGGEVDAAATTAERHRLRGVRRDRSRPAGETRGKADLSSVKRIDDNLVEAGTSIACAHCAEILGDTGEGPLAVAVYDGAATEAGPQIIASASDYVDTPVVFRQYCCPSCWTALSSAVVPVDHPDHAATLGKLTVTT; encoded by the coding sequence ATGACCATGCCGATCCCCGGCTCGGAGCGCTTCTCCAGCCGTCCCGTCGACCCGGCCGAGCTCGCCCGGTCGTTGCCGTCCACTTTGGACGTCCACAGTGTCACGCAGGAGCAGATCGACAACCTCGACCCGCTCACCTACGAGGTGATCCGGCACCGCCTGTGGTCGGTCACCGACGAGATGGGCGAAGCGCTCAAGCGCATGTCCGGCTCGCCGATCGTCACCGACGCCAACGACTTCGACTTCGCCATCTCCGACGAACTCGGCCAGGAGGTGCAGGTCGGGCTGTACAACACGATGCTCGTCGGCGCGGTCGACCTCGCCATCTACTGGACGCTGCGCCACCGCGCGAGCAACCCGGGCATCGAGGCCGGTGACATGTTCCTGACCAACGACCCGTGGGTCGGCGGCGGGCTGCACCAGAACGACGTCATGGTCTACCAGCCGGTCTTCCACGACGGGAAGCTCTTCGCCTGGACGAGCGCGATCGCGCACCAGCCCGACCTCGGCGGGGTCGGCCTCGGCTCCTTCTCCCCCGCCGCGCAGGACGTGTTCTCAGAATCGCTGCCGACCCCGCCGGTGAAGGTGGTGCGCGGCGGCCAGGTGCAGAGCGACGTCGCCGACCTGTGGGTGCGCCGCTCGCGGGTGCCGATGCTGATCGGGCTGGACCTGCGGGCGAAGATCGGCGCGAACAACGTCGGCGCCGAGCGGCTGCACGCGCTGATCGACCAGTACGGCCCCGACACGGTCAAGGCCGTCATGAAGCGGATGATGTCCGACGCCGAGACCCGGCTGCGCGACAAGCTCACCGCGTTGCCGGACGGCAGCTGGACCGCGACCGGCTACCAGGACCAGTCCCACGAGGGCGACCGCGGGCTGCACAAGATCACCGTGACCACCACGAAGTCGGGTGACCACCTCACCTTCGACTTCACCGGCACGGACAAGCAGGCCGGCGTCATCAACTGCACGTACGCCGGCATGCGCGGCGGCGTCATGCTCGCGCTGCTGCCGATCCTCGCCAACGACATCCCGTGGTCGGCGGGCGGGCTGATGCGCTGCTTCGACCTCGTCACCGAGGAGGGCACGCTCAACAACGCGACGTTCCCCGCGGCCGTCGGGCGCGGTCCGATCGGGCCGGCCTGGCTCACCGGCAGCCTGATCGCCGAGTGCCTGTCGCAGATGCTCGACCGCGACCTGGAGCTGGGCAAGAACGTCCAGGCGACCTGCTGCGGCACCTGGGACACCGCCGTCATCGCCGGCCTCGACGAGCGGGGTGAGCAGCCCTCGCCGTTCCTGAACATCATGATGGAACCGATGGCCGGCGGCTACGGCGCCCGCACGCACGCCGACGGCATCGACACCGGCGGTCTGTTCTGCATCCCGATGGGCCGCGTGCCCGACGTCGAGATGACCGAGTTCCTGTACCCGCTCCTCACGCTGTGGCGGCGGGAGCTACCCGACTCCGGCGGCCCGGGCCGGCACCGCGGCGGGCTCGGCGCCTCGCTGGCGTTCACCCCGCACGGCACGAGCGTCCCGATGGGCCTGGTGCTCGCGTCGGCGGGCAAGGCCGTGACGCAGAACGCCGGGCTGTCGGGCGGGCACCCCGGTAACAGCGGTCTCGACGTCCTCGCGCGGCAGAGCCGGATCGCCGAACTGCTGGCGTCGGGGACGATGCCGTCGTCACTCGAAGAAATCAGCGACACGCTCGAGCCGGGACAGAACTACGCGTCGAGCTACCTGGCACCGGGCGAGGTCTTCGCGATGACGTGGCAGGGCGGCGGCGGTTACGGCGACCCGCTGGCCCGCGACCCCGAGGCCGTCGCCCGCGACCTGGGCGAGCAGAAGATCACCCCGGCCGCCGCAGCCGCGGTCTACGGCGTGGTCCTCGACGGCGGCGAGGTCGACGCGGCAGCCACCACAGCCGAACGGCACCGGCTGCGCGGGGTGCGGCGGGACCGCTCGCGACCGGCCGGGGAGACGCGCGGCAAGGCCGATCTGTCGTCGGTCAAGCGGATCGACGACAACCTCGTCGAAGCCGGCACCAGCATCGCGTGCGCGCATTGTGCGGAGATCCTCGGCGACACCGGCGAGGGACCGCTGGCCGTCGCCGTGTACGACGGTGCCGCGACCGAAGCCGGGCCGCAGATCATCGCGTCGGCCTCGGACTACGTCGACACCCCGGTGGTGTTCCGCCAGTACTGCTGCCCGTCGTGCTGGACCGCCCTGTCCTCGGCCGTGGTCCCGGTCGACCACCCGGACCACGCGGCCACGCTCGGCAAGCTGACTGTCACCACCTGA
- a CDS encoding SDR family NAD(P)-dependent oxidoreductase: MGKLEGKTALITGGSTGMALAGAKLFVEEGAHVFIQGRRQEALDDAVKLIGRNVTAVQGDAAELDDLDRLYDTVKREKGSIDVLWASAGRGEPAVLGEITEEQFHRAFWLNARGTLFTVQKALPLINDNGSIFMTGSNASLGAFPGWSLYAGSKAVQQAWARVWLNELRDRKIRVNVLTPGQVATAKQEELFDEATKAAFESLIPRGKMGRPEEIAAVALFLASDDSSYVNGLELVTDGGTTAI; this comes from the coding sequence GTGGGAAAGCTCGAGGGCAAGACAGCGCTGATCACCGGCGGATCCACCGGCATGGCACTCGCCGGCGCCAAACTGTTCGTCGAGGAAGGAGCGCACGTCTTCATCCAGGGTCGCCGGCAGGAAGCACTGGACGACGCCGTGAAGCTGATCGGCCGCAACGTCACCGCCGTCCAGGGTGACGCGGCCGAGCTGGACGACCTGGACCGCTTGTACGACACCGTCAAGCGGGAAAAGGGCTCGATCGACGTGCTGTGGGCCAGCGCCGGGAGGGGTGAACCCGCCGTCCTCGGCGAGATCACCGAGGAACAGTTCCACCGCGCCTTCTGGCTCAACGCGCGCGGCACCCTGTTCACCGTGCAGAAGGCACTACCGCTGATCAACGACAACGGCTCGATCTTCATGACCGGATCCAACGCCTCCCTCGGCGCCTTCCCCGGCTGGAGCCTCTACGCGGGAAGCAAAGCCGTCCAGCAGGCCTGGGCCCGCGTCTGGCTCAACGAACTGCGCGACCGCAAGATCCGGGTCAACGTCCTGACCCCCGGCCAGGTCGCCACCGCGAAACAGGAAGAACTGTTCGACGAGGCGACCAAGGCCGCATTCGAGTCCCTCATCCCCCGCGGAAAGATGGGCCGCCCCGAAGAAATCGCCGCTGTCGCCCTGTTCCTCGCCTCCGACGACTCCAGCTACGTCAACGGCCTGGAACTGGTCACCGACGGCGGCACCACCGCCATCTGA
- a CDS encoding hydantoinase/oxoprolinase family protein, with protein sequence MAYVIGVDVGGTFTDAVLDDDAGTVLAAKSPSTPPDYSRGVLDVLGLLAEQLGKSLSEMLAETHHIAHGTTSSLNALVMGNVPPVGFLTTKGHRDSIFIMNVEGRYLGRSPHELQNVLGQSKNHALLPKRCALEVTERIDRDGTVVVGLDEAEARAAIRTLLADGVKAIAVSLLWSFRNPVHEQRLRALIAEEDPDVFVALSSEVSPRIREFARNATTIMSTQIGPGLRDYLTTLENALRDNDLAGPLLVMQSNGGAVAAAEAPATAISTVGSVLTGGVIGSVALGRQLGHRNIISTDVGGTTFLAGLVVDGEPVRDTTTVINHHPINVPTLRVDAIGSGGGAVAWLDAGGNLRIGPHSAQAVPGPACYGNGGTEPTNTDANLVLGILPERGLLGGRKPLSLEPARQAIDVRIAKPLGLSVEEAAAAIYTVQNAQTGDLLRKTVVEAGHDPRDFVVYAFGGAGPAHCAGYAAEVGVDEVVVPLGPVASAFSAFGLASSDIALAAELSDPTTVPFDPARAERNFADLEKQVLDGLDRQGVRFETVELHREIDMRYAMQLAEVSTPVVRGHLDMAAIEEAATGFEERYAALYGRDAGFREAGIQAITFRVRGIGVLPFSPELPPVPPAPSADPAAAQAGRRPVQLDARLGYVDTPVYDYRELRAGHVLTGPAIVEVPTTTVVVPGGTTGTVDHLGNLTIRRSAA encoded by the coding sequence ATGGCTTATGTCATCGGCGTGGACGTGGGCGGCACGTTCACCGACGCCGTCCTCGACGACGACGCGGGAACCGTGCTCGCCGCGAAGTCGCCCTCCACCCCGCCGGACTACTCCCGCGGCGTGCTCGACGTGCTCGGCCTGCTGGCCGAGCAGCTCGGGAAGAGCCTGTCCGAGATGCTGGCGGAGACCCACCACATCGCCCACGGGACGACGTCGTCGCTCAACGCGCTGGTCATGGGCAACGTGCCGCCGGTCGGCTTCCTCACCACCAAGGGCCATCGCGACTCGATCTTCATCATGAACGTCGAGGGCCGCTACCTCGGCCGCTCACCGCACGAGTTGCAGAACGTGCTCGGGCAGAGCAAGAACCACGCGCTGCTCCCCAAGCGGTGCGCGCTGGAGGTCACCGAACGGATCGACCGGGACGGCACCGTCGTCGTCGGGCTGGACGAGGCGGAGGCGCGCGCGGCGATCCGGACCCTGCTCGCCGACGGCGTCAAGGCGATCGCGGTGTCGCTGCTGTGGTCCTTCCGCAACCCGGTCCACGAGCAGCGCTTGCGCGCTCTCATCGCCGAAGAGGATCCGGACGTCTTCGTCGCGCTGTCGAGTGAAGTCAGTCCTCGCATCCGCGAGTTCGCCCGCAACGCCACCACGATCATGAGCACCCAGATCGGGCCGGGGCTGCGGGACTACCTCACCACGCTCGAGAACGCGTTGCGGGACAACGATCTCGCCGGGCCGCTGCTGGTCATGCAGAGCAACGGTGGCGCCGTCGCGGCGGCCGAAGCACCGGCGACCGCGATCAGCACCGTCGGGTCCGTCCTCACCGGCGGGGTGATCGGCTCGGTCGCGCTCGGCCGCCAGCTGGGCCACCGCAACATCATCTCCACCGACGTCGGCGGCACGACCTTCCTGGCCGGCCTCGTTGTCGACGGAGAACCGGTGCGCGACACCACCACCGTGATCAACCACCACCCGATCAACGTGCCGACCCTGCGCGTGGACGCGATCGGCTCCGGCGGCGGCGCCGTCGCCTGGCTCGACGCCGGCGGCAACCTCCGCATCGGGCCGCACAGCGCCCAGGCCGTGCCCGGCCCCGCCTGCTACGGCAACGGCGGCACCGAGCCGACCAACACCGACGCGAACCTGGTGCTGGGCATCCTCCCCGAACGCGGCCTGCTGGGCGGGCGCAAACCGCTGTCGCTGGAACCGGCCCGGCAGGCGATCGACGTCCGGATCGCCAAACCGCTCGGGCTGAGCGTCGAGGAGGCGGCCGCGGCGATCTACACCGTGCAGAACGCCCAGACCGGCGACCTGCTGCGCAAGACCGTGGTCGAAGCGGGGCACGACCCCCGCGACTTCGTGGTCTACGCGTTCGGCGGTGCGGGTCCCGCCCACTGCGCCGGTTACGCGGCCGAGGTCGGTGTCGACGAGGTCGTCGTCCCGCTCGGGCCGGTGGCTTCGGCGTTCTCCGCGTTCGGCCTGGCTTCGTCCGACATCGCGCTGGCGGCCGAACTTTCGGACCCGACAACCGTGCCGTTCGACCCGGCCCGCGCCGAACGCAACTTCGCCGACCTCGAGAAACAGGTCCTCGACGGGCTCGACCGGCAGGGGGTGCGGTTCGAGACCGTCGAGCTGCACCGCGAGATCGACATGCGGTACGCGATGCAGCTGGCCGAGGTCAGCACCCCGGTGGTGCGCGGCCACCTCGACATGGCCGCCATCGAGGAGGCGGCCACGGGCTTCGAAGAGCGTTATGCCGCGCTTTACGGCCGTGACGCCGGGTTCCGCGAAGCCGGGATCCAAGCGATCACGTTCCGCGTGCGGGGCATCGGCGTGCTGCCGTTCAGTCCCGAACTGCCACCCGTGCCGCCCGCGCCGTCGGCCGACCCGGCCGCCGCGCAGGCCGGCCGCCGCCCGGTCCAGCTCGACGCCCGGCTCGGCTACGTCGACACCCCCGTCTACGACTACCGCGAACTGCGCGCCGGCCACGTGCTGACCGGCCCCGCCATCGTCGAGGTGCCGACGACCACCGTGGTCGTCCCCGGCGGGACCACCGGCACCGTCGACCACCTCGGCAACCTCACGATCCGCAGGAGTGCCGCATGA
- a CDS encoding DUF6193 family natural product biosynthesis protein gives MVEVPYQDLVDAGGLEAVLRAACPDCEIDMRDARGAFGGFAATMSRRDRAVYVMPRRGERLFRVRHMLRGTYLSRLSTVELAEVTGSAASWLGGATARELVAAWPFADFVDVADAFESGDRTEFMWQVYRAYKVSGLGEFIEAAMREPRLRRMYPFTSMFWMSFRPTADEYRVPGPWVRSAGDGRVTVVGDRRVDPDVIYVAAEAVRVCLAEMDRLGVPSPEEFRAGKRPSR, from the coding sequence GTGGTGGAAGTGCCGTACCAGGACCTGGTCGACGCGGGTGGCCTCGAGGCCGTACTCCGGGCTGCGTGTCCTGACTGCGAGATCGACATGAGGGATGCTCGGGGCGCCTTCGGCGGCTTCGCGGCCACGATGAGCAGGCGAGATCGCGCCGTGTATGTCATGCCCCGCAGGGGTGAACGTCTGTTCCGGGTGCGGCACATGCTGCGGGGGACGTATCTGAGCCGGCTGTCGACGGTCGAGCTGGCGGAGGTCACCGGATCTGCGGCGAGCTGGCTCGGTGGCGCCACGGCACGGGAACTGGTGGCTGCGTGGCCGTTCGCCGACTTCGTGGATGTCGCCGACGCCTTCGAGAGCGGCGATCGGACCGAGTTCATGTGGCAGGTGTACCGCGCATACAAGGTGTCCGGCCTGGGTGAGTTCATCGAGGCGGCGATGCGGGAGCCGCGGCTGCGGCGGATGTATCCGTTCACGTCGATGTTCTGGATGTCGTTCCGGCCGACCGCGGACGAGTACCGGGTGCCCGGCCCCTGGGTGCGCTCGGCCGGCGATGGGCGGGTCACGGTCGTGGGGGATCGGCGAGTGGACCCGGACGTCATCTACGTCGCCGCCGAGGCGGTCCGGGTGTGCCTGGCCGAGATGGACCGCCTAGGCGTGCCGTCGCCCGAGGAGTTCCGTGCCGGGAAGCGCCCGTCTCGCTAG
- a CDS encoding DUF6286 domain-containing protein produces the protein MKYRPRRTIPAVVVATLLLAACVLVALSAIQLLLGHSPLIPVDRLVSAGHRLHWHDIGVIAAGVVVATAGLLLLAAAVLPGAPIVLPLDDHPGAGGQVAAGVTRRSLRKTLLHSAETTDGVTSARLRLHRRRVTITVRSHRLDLAGLDGRVQEAVDQRLDSIELAERPTLHVRVTAARNRRWTA, from the coding sequence ATGAAGTACCGGCCACGTCGCACGATCCCGGCGGTCGTCGTCGCGACCCTGCTGCTCGCGGCCTGCGTTCTCGTCGCGCTGTCGGCGATCCAGCTGCTGCTCGGGCACAGTCCCCTCATTCCCGTCGATCGGCTGGTCTCGGCCGGGCATCGGTTGCACTGGCACGACATCGGTGTCATCGCCGCCGGCGTCGTCGTGGCAACGGCGGGTCTGCTGCTGCTGGCGGCGGCCGTGCTCCCCGGCGCACCCATCGTCCTGCCTCTCGACGACCACCCGGGCGCCGGTGGACAGGTGGCTGCCGGCGTCACCCGGCGAAGCCTGCGCAAGACCCTCTTGCACAGCGCCGAAACGACCGACGGCGTCACCTCGGCGCGGCTCAGGTTGCACCGCCGCCGGGTCACGATCACCGTGCGCAGCCATCGCCTGGACCTGGCCGGCCTGGACGGCCGCGTGCAGGAAGCGGTCGATCAGCGCCTCGACTCGATCGAGCTCGCCGAACGGCCGACACTGCACGTTCGGGTGACAGCAGCGAGGAATCGGCGATGGACAGCCTGA
- a CDS encoding Asp23/Gls24 family envelope stress response protein, protein MTVHLPEAAERGRTTVAPLALERIAAQAAAEIVDVGGSARRMAGVAWGTEKAEQAVRVQAVVDGDLVNLVVHLSLGYSVPVAAAADAVRAHLLSRISELTGKTVGRVDIAVTALHTAHRNRVLR, encoded by the coding sequence ATGACCGTTCACCTGCCGGAGGCCGCGGAGCGGGGCCGGACGACGGTCGCCCCGCTGGCGCTGGAACGCATCGCGGCGCAGGCCGCCGCCGAGATCGTCGATGTCGGCGGCAGCGCCCGTCGCATGGCCGGGGTGGCTTGGGGCACTGAGAAAGCCGAGCAGGCGGTGCGAGTCCAGGCCGTCGTCGACGGCGATCTCGTCAACCTGGTCGTGCACCTGTCCCTCGGCTACTCGGTCCCGGTCGCGGCGGCCGCCGACGCGGTGCGCGCGCATCTGCTCAGCCGGATCAGCGAGTTGACCGGGAAGACGGTCGGCCGCGTCGACATCGCCGTGACCGCCCTGCACACCGCGCACCGGAACCGTGTGCTGCGATGA
- a CDS encoding alkaline shock response membrane anchor protein AmaP, translating to MDSLNRPARLNRTLLALAGALLLAGGTFVVLTGLAVIPVLDPASAVLPTAEIGSSWAPYAVVVAVIVGLACLLWLAVQTTHRPRTGIWRLPTADPAAGDTTIDADVAVVPLTQDILSYPGAHSVVASLAGDAADPVLELRIGLELDADLAEIRRRIETHAVPRLCAALGLSELPARVRFHLDATRSRIRAR from the coding sequence ATGGACAGCCTGAACCGCCCGGCCCGCCTCAACCGCACACTGCTGGCGCTGGCCGGCGCGCTCCTGCTGGCAGGTGGCACGTTCGTGGTGCTCACCGGCCTCGCGGTGATCCCCGTGCTCGATCCCGCTTCCGCTGTCCTGCCCACGGCCGAGATCGGCTCGTCGTGGGCGCCCTATGCCGTCGTGGTCGCCGTCATCGTCGGCCTGGCCTGCCTGCTCTGGCTCGCCGTGCAGACGACACACCGGCCGCGCACCGGCATCTGGCGGCTGCCGACGGCCGACCCGGCAGCCGGCGACACGACGATCGACGCCGACGTGGCAGTCGTCCCGCTGACGCAGGACATTCTTTCCTACCCGGGTGCGCACAGCGTCGTTGCCAGCCTCGCGGGCGACGCGGCCGATCCCGTGCTGGAGCTGCGCATCGGTCTCGAACTCGACGCCGACCTGGCCGAGATCCGGCGGCGGATCGAGACACACGCCGTCCCGCGTCTGTGTGCGGCGCTGGGCCTGTCCGAGCTGCCCGCCAGGGTGCGGTTCCACCTCGACGCGACCCGCAGCCGTATTCGCGCCCGCTGA
- a CDS encoding NADPH-dependent F420 reductase produces the protein MSSITLIGTGNMARTIGTRAVAGGNLVEVMGRDRAKADDLAKALGGGATTGKWGAVPAGDIVITALLYDGVVPVVTEYGDALAGKVIVDISNPFNATFDGLAHSEETSIAQEVAKVAPAGVSVVKAFNTIFRDVLEKGRPTVFIAGDDAQAKAGVAAFVESLGLRPLDVGGLKMAHWLEGMGLITVSLAGNGVGHWDFALGVNEFTG, from the coding sequence ATGAGCAGCATCACCCTCATCGGTACGGGGAACATGGCCCGCACCATCGGCACGCGCGCGGTGGCGGGCGGCAACCTCGTCGAGGTCATGGGACGAGACCGGGCCAAGGCCGACGACCTGGCCAAGGCTCTGGGCGGCGGCGCGACGACGGGCAAGTGGGGCGCCGTCCCGGCCGGGGACATCGTCATCACGGCCCTGTTGTACGACGGTGTCGTACCGGTCGTCACCGAGTACGGAGACGCCCTCGCGGGCAAGGTCATCGTCGACATCAGCAACCCCTTCAACGCCACGTTCGACGGACTGGCCCACAGCGAGGAGACCTCGATCGCGCAGGAGGTCGCCAAGGTGGCCCCGGCCGGCGTCAGCGTCGTGAAGGCGTTCAACACCATCTTCCGCGATGTCTTGGAGAAGGGCCGGCCCACCGTCTTCATCGCCGGCGACGATGCGCAGGCCAAGGCGGGCGTGGCGGCATTCGTCGAGAGCCTCGGGCTGCGCCCGCTGGACGTCGGCGGCCTGAAAATGGCGCACTGGCTGGAAGGAATGGGCCTGATCACGGTGAGCCTCGCCGGCAACGGGGTCGGCCACTGGGACTTCGCCCTCGGCGTCAACGAATTCACCGGCTGA